In Marivirga salinae, a single window of DNA contains:
- a CDS encoding Rod shape-determining protein MreD, with the protein MNSSNNFKQILIWVLFVASQIMFAQNFVLYNRAFCFVYVGFLLLLPLGISRNYLLLLAFFTGLIIDIFYNSLGTHMAAMTLIAFLRPIWLNAITPRGGYENVDSPAIKDLSLSWFLAYSLPLLFLHLAVVFFIEAGGFHMFFYVISKVLMSTLLTVLVLVIIQYLFYSKGRFS; encoded by the coding sequence ATGAACAGTAGTAATAATTTCAAACAGATTTTGATTTGGGTGCTTTTTGTGGCATCTCAAATTATGTTTGCACAAAATTTTGTGTTGTACAACCGTGCTTTCTGTTTTGTATATGTAGGATTTTTGCTTTTGCTTCCTTTGGGAATTTCTCGTAACTACCTTTTGCTCTTAGCTTTTTTCACAGGGCTAATCATTGACATTTTTTATAATAGTTTAGGAACTCATATGGCAGCCATGACGTTGATTGCCTTTCTACGCCCTATATGGTTGAATGCAATTACTCCAAGAGGTGGATATGAAAATGTTGATAGCCCGGCCATTAAAGACCTAAGCTTATCATGGTTTTTGGCATATTCACTTCCCTTACTGTTTTTACATTTAGCAGTAGTATTCTTTATAGAAGCAGGTGGATTTCATATGTTTTTTTATGTGATTTCTAAAGTGTTGATGAGCACTTTATTGACCGTATTGGTGTTGGTGATTATACAATATCTATTTTATTCTAAAGGGAGGTTTTCATGA
- the mreC gene encoding rod shape-determining protein MreC, translating to MRRLFQFIYQYRAFFIFLLLEVISGWLVVNHNDYISASYFNSSSAFAGNVYENKQAVQDYFQLAKVNKNLVEENERLRNRLAVDSVKVDLDSANIPFKLSGQYEFITGKVVNNSVHRFRNYFTLNKGSEDGIEEGMGVINTKGVVGKIKSVSSNFSTAYSALHSSLLISVLIDETETLCTANWSGEDPTEISLEYVPRHIKVKEGMQVVSSGYDAIFPQGVKLGTVKSVEIDEEATFYDIEVALSADFFSLDYVYVIGNKLKQEKDSLEQELQTEYEQ from the coding sequence ATGCGTAGGTTATTTCAGTTTATTTATCAATACCGAGCTTTCTTTATCTTTCTGCTATTGGAAGTCATAAGTGGTTGGCTGGTAGTCAATCATAATGACTATATCAGTGCGTCCTATTTTAATAGCTCAAGCGCTTTTGCGGGAAATGTATATGAAAACAAGCAAGCCGTGCAGGATTATTTCCAACTCGCTAAAGTCAATAAAAATTTGGTGGAGGAAAATGAGCGCTTAAGAAATCGCCTGGCGGTGGATAGTGTCAAAGTAGATTTAGACTCAGCAAATATTCCTTTTAAGCTTTCTGGTCAATATGAATTTATCACGGGGAAAGTGGTCAATAATTCTGTGCACCGATTCAGAAATTATTTCACTTTAAATAAAGGAAGCGAAGATGGGATTGAAGAGGGAATGGGCGTAATCAATACAAAAGGTGTGGTAGGGAAAATAAAAAGTGTGTCCTCTAATTTCTCCACAGCTTATTCAGCTTTGCATAGCAGCTTGTTGATTTCAGTACTGATAGATGAAACGGAGACTTTATGTACGGCAAACTGGTCAGGCGAAGATCCAACTGAAATTTCATTAGAGTATGTGCCTCGCCATATCAAGGTGAAGGAAGGAATGCAAGTAGTAAGCTCTGGTTATGATGCCATTTTCCCGCAAGGGGTAAAACTAGGAACGGTTAAAAGTGTAGAAATTGATGAGGAAGCTACTTTCTACGATATAGAAGTGGCACTTTCAGCGGATTTCTTTAGTCTGGATTATGTATATGTAATTGGCAATAAGCTGAAGCAAGAAAAAGATTCTTTGGAACAGGAACTGCAAACAGAATATGAACAGTAG
- a CDS encoding rod shape-determining protein, whose translation MGIFDFFSSDIAIDLGTANTLIIHKDKIVVDEPSIIAIDKATNKVLAIGRQAMQMHEKTHENIKTIRPLKDGVIADFHAAEHMIRGMIKMIDGGKRSFMPSSHRMVICIPSGITEVEKRAVRDSAEHAGAKEVYMIHEPIAASIGIGVDIEQPIGSMVVDIGGGTTEIAVIALSGIVCDQSIRVAGDTFTKDILDYMRRQHNLLIGERSAEKIKIEVGAALTELDDGPEDYEIRGRDLMTGIPKVIKVSYSEIAFAIDKSVSKIEEAVLKALEISPPELSADIYDNGIHLTGGGALLRGLDKRLALKTKLPIHVADDPLRAVVRGTGIALKNLNHYKAVLMS comes from the coding sequence ATGGGGATATTTGATTTCTTTTCAAGTGACATAGCCATAGATTTGGGTACAGCCAATACCTTAATTATTCATAAAGACAAAATAGTGGTGGACGAACCTTCCATCATTGCCATTGATAAAGCTACTAACAAAGTGTTGGCCATTGGGCGCCAAGCCATGCAGATGCATGAGAAGACTCACGAAAACATAAAGACAATTCGTCCTTTGAAGGATGGAGTAATTGCAGATTTCCATGCTGCCGAGCATATGATTCGTGGAATGATTAAAATGATTGATGGCGGAAAAAGAAGTTTCATGCCTTCTTCTCATAGAATGGTGATCTGTATTCCTTCAGGTATTACTGAGGTGGAAAAAAGAGCTGTTCGAGATTCAGCTGAGCATGCAGGAGCAAAAGAGGTTTACATGATTCATGAACCAATTGCTGCAAGTATCGGTATAGGGGTTGACATCGAGCAACCCATTGGTTCCATGGTAGTGGATATTGGTGGAGGTACTACGGAAATTGCTGTAATAGCCCTTTCAGGAATTGTATGTGATCAATCCATCAGAGTGGCAGGTGATACTTTCACCAAAGACATTTTAGATTATATGCGTAGACAGCATAACCTTTTAATAGGAGAGCGTTCTGCAGAGAAAATTAAAATTGAAGTAGGTGCTGCTTTAACCGAATTGGATGACGGTCCTGAAGATTATGAAATCCGCGGACGTGATTTGATGACAGGTATCCCGAAAGTAATTAAAGTATCTTATTCTGAGATTGCTTTCGCAATTGATAAGTCAGTTTCTAAAATAGAGGAAGCAGTGCTGAAAGCTTTGGAGATTTCACCGCCCGAATTGTCTGCCGATATTTATGACAATGGAATTCATTTAACTGGTGGTGGTGCTTTATTAAGGGGACTTGATAAAAGACTGGCACTTAAAACAAAGCTACCGATTCATGTGGCGGATGATCCGTTGAGAGCGGTAGTTCGTGGAACAGGAATTGCGTTGAAAAATTTAAATCATTACAAAGCAGTTTTAATGAGTTAA
- the purH gene encoding bifunctional phosphoribosylaminoimidazolecarboxamide formyltransferase/IMP cyclohydrolase — protein MSVKKIQSALISVFHKDNLEPIVQILKDKGVKIYSTGGTQKFIEEQGAEVIAVEDLTSYPSILGGRVKTLHPKVFGGILGRRDLESDKAQLQEYDIPEIDLVIVDLYPFEQTVASGASEQDIIEKIDIGGISLIRAAAKNFKDVVIVASQNQYADLEKVLQEKDGSTDLKDRKAFAGHAFNVSSHYDTAIFNYFNQEETIKGFKHSISENKTLRYGENPHQEGVFFGDLEELFDQLNGKELSYNNLVDVDAAVSLIEEFEGETAFAILKHTNACGMALGNSVKEAYQKAFAADTLSAFGGVLITNQIVDKEAAEEMHSLFFEILIAPDFSAEALEVLKGKKNRILLKKKTNLSTKKQFKSLLNGVIEQDRDLHTDSKSDLKVVTKEAPTAEEEKALLFASKVCKHTKSNTIILANNGQLLASGVGQTSRVDALKQAIEKAKDFGFDLNGAVMASDAFFPFPDCVEIADQAGITAVIQPGGSIKDQDSIDYCDAHGMRMVTTGIRHFKH, from the coding sequence ATGTCAGTCAAAAAAATACAATCGGCACTCATTTCAGTTTTTCATAAAGATAATTTAGAGCCCATCGTTCAAATTTTGAAAGATAAAGGTGTAAAAATATACAGTACAGGAGGTACCCAAAAGTTCATTGAAGAACAAGGAGCCGAAGTCATCGCTGTTGAAGACTTAACAAGTTACCCTTCTATTTTAGGTGGAAGAGTCAAAACTTTGCACCCAAAAGTATTTGGTGGAATTTTGGGAAGAAGAGATTTGGAATCGGATAAAGCACAATTGCAAGAATATGACATTCCTGAAATTGATTTAGTGATTGTGGATTTATACCCATTCGAGCAAACAGTTGCTTCCGGAGCAAGCGAGCAAGATATCATTGAAAAAATTGACATAGGAGGGATTTCTTTAATTAGAGCAGCGGCTAAGAATTTTAAAGATGTGGTGATTGTGGCTTCGCAAAATCAATACGCAGATTTGGAAAAAGTTTTACAAGAAAAAGATGGAAGCACGGATTTGAAAGACAGAAAAGCTTTTGCAGGACATGCCTTTAATGTTTCTTCTCATTACGATACTGCAATTTTCAACTATTTCAATCAAGAAGAAACCATCAAGGGCTTTAAGCATAGCATATCTGAAAATAAAACTTTACGCTACGGAGAAAATCCTCATCAGGAAGGCGTTTTCTTTGGTGATTTGGAAGAGCTTTTTGATCAGTTGAATGGTAAGGAATTATCTTACAATAATTTAGTAGATGTAGATGCTGCCGTTTCCTTAATTGAAGAGTTCGAAGGAGAAACAGCGTTTGCTATTTTGAAACATACCAATGCTTGCGGAATGGCTTTGGGCAATTCAGTAAAGGAAGCTTATCAAAAGGCTTTTGCAGCAGATACGCTTTCTGCATTTGGCGGGGTTTTGATTACGAATCAAATAGTAGATAAAGAAGCAGCGGAAGAAATGCATTCTTTATTCTTTGAAATTTTAATTGCACCTGATTTTTCTGCGGAAGCATTAGAAGTATTAAAGGGTAAAAAGAACAGGATTTTATTGAAAAAGAAAACGAATCTTTCTACTAAAAAACAATTCAAAAGCTTGTTAAATGGTGTAATCGAGCAAGACAGAGATTTACACACAGATAGCAAATCAGATTTGAAAGTGGTGACCAAAGAAGCGCCAACTGCTGAGGAGGAAAAAGCATTATTATTTGCTTCTAAGGTATGTAAGCATACAAAATCTAATACAATTATATTAGCTAACAACGGTCAGTTGTTAGCTAGCGGAGTAGGTCAAACTTCCAGAGTGGATGCTTTGAAGCAAGCAATAGAGAAAGCCAAAGATTTTGGATTTGATTTAAACGGGGCGGTAATGGCTTCGGATGCTTTTTTTCCATTTCCTGATTGTGTGGAAATTGCTGATCAGGCAGGAATTACTGCTGTGATTCAGCCTGGAGGTTCGATTAAGGACCAGGACAGCATTGATTATTGTGATGCTCATGGCATGAGAATGGTGACCACAGGCATAAGACATTTTAAACATTAA
- a CDS encoding TIGR01777 family oxidoreductase, with product MKKVLITGGSGLVGTEISALLKGKGYDVAHLTRNKKDDYPYQQFEWDIQKQEMEEEAIRFADVIIHLAGAGVADKKWTDDRKEIIIKSRTESASLLHKTIAKMPAEAPEHFISASAIGYYGMDTGDKLMDEKSAAGNDFLAEVTIKWEASVDQFETLEIPTTKIRIGIVLSDKGGALPQLAQPIKLYAGAPLGSGKQWMSWIHIVDLARLFLHVMENKLTGVYNGVGINPATNKEVTKAVAKALNKPLILPNVPSFAMKLILGEMAQMVLGGNKVSAEKTLNSGFRFKFEDLDKALEDVYGS from the coding sequence ATGAAAAAGGTATTAATAACAGGAGGATCAGGCTTAGTAGGAACTGAAATTTCAGCTCTTTTGAAAGGTAAAGGCTATGATGTAGCGCATCTAACCAGAAATAAAAAAGATGACTATCCTTACCAACAATTTGAATGGGACATCCAAAAGCAAGAAATGGAAGAAGAGGCCATTCGCTTTGCGGATGTAATAATCCATTTGGCTGGTGCAGGGGTTGCTGATAAAAAATGGACAGATGACAGAAAAGAAATAATAATCAAAAGTAGAACCGAATCTGCTTCCCTTTTGCATAAAACTATAGCTAAGATGCCAGCTGAAGCTCCAGAGCATTTCATAAGTGCTAGCGCCATTGGTTATTACGGAATGGATACAGGAGATAAATTGATGGATGAAAAATCTGCTGCTGGCAATGATTTTTTGGCAGAGGTCACTATAAAATGGGAAGCTTCAGTGGATCAATTTGAAACTTTAGAAATTCCTACTACTAAAATAAGAATTGGAATTGTTTTATCAGATAAAGGCGGGGCACTTCCTCAATTAGCTCAACCTATTAAACTATATGCAGGTGCACCATTAGGCTCAGGCAAACAATGGATGAGCTGGATTCATATTGTGGATTTAGCTAGATTATTTCTGCACGTTATGGAGAATAAATTAACAGGAGTTTACAATGGTGTAGGCATTAATCCAGCTACCAACAAAGAAGTCACTAAAGCCGTGGCTAAAGCCTTGAATAAGCCTTTAATTTTACCAAATGTACCCTCATTTGCCATGAAATTAATCTTAGGCGAAATGGCACAAATGGTATTGGGTGGCAATAAGGTAAGTGCTGAAAAAACCTTGAATTCAGGGTTTAGGTTTAAATTTGAGGATTTAGATAAAGCGTTGGAGGATGTTTATGGAAGTTAG